Genomic segment of Streptomyces sp. NA02950:
CCGCACGCCCGAACGGACGGTTATGACCGCACCCTTGGCGAACCCGTCGATCGATCTCAACGCCGACCTCGGCGAGGGCTTCGGCCGCTGGCAGCTCACCGACGACGACGCCCTGCTGTCCATCGTCACCAGCGCCAATGTCGCCTGCGGCTTCCACGCGGGCGATCCGTCCACCATGCGCCGGGTGTGTGAGCTGGCCGCCGAGCGCGGTGTCCGCGTCGGCGCCCAGGTCTCCTACCGGGACCTGGCGGGCTTCGGACGGCGCGCCATGGACGTCCCGCCGCGCGAACTGGCGGATGAGATCGCCTACCAGATCGGCGCGTTGGAGATCTTCGCCCGCGCCGCCGGATCGCGGGTGTCCTACGTCAAACCGCACGGCGCGCTGTACAACCGCTGCGTGCACGACGAGGCGCAGGCCGCCGCCGTCGTCGAGGGCGTACGGCTCGCGGCGGGCGGCCCGCTGCCCGTACTGGGCCTGCCCGGCTCACGGCTGCACGCGGCGGCCCGCGCGGCCGGAGTGCCGGTGGTCCCCGAGGCCTTCGCCGACCGCGCCTACACCGCGGCGGGCACCCTGGTGCCGCGGACCGAACCCGGCGCCGTGGTCTCCGACCCCGACACGGTGGTCAAGCGCGCCCTGGGCTTCGCCCGCGACAACGCGGTCACCTCCCGCGACGGACAGCGGATCGAGGTGGAGGTGCGCTCCTTGTGCCTGCACGGCGACACCCCCGGCGCCGCCGACCTCGCCCGCCGGGTGCGGAGCGAGCTGACGGCCGCGGGCGTGCGCGTGGCGGCGTTCACGTGACCCTCCGGAGCCTGCCCGTCGGCGACCACGGACTGCTCGTCGAACTCGGCAGCGGCGACGCGGCCGAGGCGCTCCACGCCGAGCTGCTGCGCCGGGTGGCCGACGGACGGCTGCCCGCGGTGCGCGAGATCGTGCCCGCCGCCCGCACCGTGTTCCTCGACGGCCTGAAGAACCCCGGCCGACTGGCCGCCGAGCTGCCCGGCTGGGACATACCG
This window contains:
- a CDS encoding LamB/YcsF family protein encodes the protein MTAPLANPSIDLNADLGEGFGRWQLTDDDALLSIVTSANVACGFHAGDPSTMRRVCELAAERGVRVGAQVSYRDLAGFGRRAMDVPPRELADEIAYQIGALEIFARAAGSRVSYVKPHGALYNRCVHDEAQAAAVVEGVRLAAGGPLPVLGLPGSRLHAAARAAGVPVVPEAFADRAYTAAGTLVPRTEPGAVVSDPDTVVKRALGFARDNAVTSRDGQRIEVEVRSLCLHGDTPGAADLARRVRSELTAAGVRVAAFT